In the genome of Desulfovibrio sp. TomC, one region contains:
- a CDS encoding pyridoxine 5'-phosphate synthase: MPLLAVNVDHVATIRQARLAQSPDPVAAAALAELGGARAIIVHLREDRRHIGDRDVHVLRETVKTRLHLEMAATEEMRAIALKRRPDMVCLVPEKRQELTTEGGLGVAGRETELAGYVASLADAGIPTSLFIDPDPRQIEAAVAVGAAFVELHTGAFADAATPAARKIELDRLLAAIPLARQAGLGVNLGHGLDYNNIYAFKETSGISEYSIGHSIIARAVLTGLVEAVSTMCAVISRFPD, translated from the coding sequence ATGCCCCTGCTTGCGGTCAACGTCGATCATGTGGCCACCATCCGTCAGGCCCGGCTGGCCCAAAGCCCCGATCCTGTGGCTGCCGCCGCCCTGGCCGAACTCGGCGGCGCCCGGGCCATAATCGTCCATCTGCGCGAAGACCGGCGGCACATCGGCGACCGCGACGTCCATGTCTTGCGCGAGACGGTCAAGACCCGCCTGCATCTGGAAATGGCCGCCACCGAAGAAATGCGCGCCATTGCCCTCAAGCGTCGGCCGGATATGGTCTGCCTCGTCCCGGAAAAACGCCAGGAGCTGACCACCGAAGGCGGCCTTGGCGTGGCCGGCCGCGAGACCGAACTGGCCGGCTATGTCGCCTCCCTGGCCGATGCCGGCATCCCGACCAGCCTTTTTATCGACCCTGATCCGCGCCAGATCGAAGCTGCCGTTGCCGTTGGCGCAGCCTTCGTCGAACTCCACACCGGAGCCTTTGCCGACGCCGCCACCCCAGCCGCCCGCAAAATCGAACTCGACCGGCTGCTGGCCGCCATTCCTCTGGCCCGCCAGGCCGGCCTTGGCGTCAACCTCGGGCACGGCCTCGACTACAACAACATATATGCCTTCAAAGAAACCTCCGGCATCAGCGAATATTCCATCGGCCACAGCATCATTGCCCGGGCCGTGCTGACCGGCCTGGTCGAGGCCGTCTCCACCATGTGCGCCGTCATCAGCCGCTTTCCCGACTAG
- a CDS encoding holo-[acyl-carrier-protein] synthase: MICGLGIDVVELERIEAALAQFGDRFTARILTPAERAALPAIALARTAGLFAAKEAAAKALGTGFAQGVAFHTLEILSNAAGRPSLTLSGPALARAAALGATSWHLSITHSRATAAAVVILEG, translated from the coding sequence ATGATCTGCGGCCTTGGCATCGACGTGGTGGAACTCGAACGCATCGAGGCCGCGCTCGCCCAGTTCGGCGACCGGTTCACCGCCCGCATTCTCACCCCGGCCGAGCGGGCCGCGCTGCCGGCCATTGCCCTGGCCCGCACCGCCGGCCTGTTCGCCGCCAAGGAAGCCGCAGCCAAGGCTCTCGGCACCGGCTTTGCCCAAGGCGTCGCCTTCCACACCCTGGAAATCCTCTCCAACGCCGCCGGCCGCCCCAGTCTGACGCTTTCCGGCCCGGCCCTGGCCCGGGCCGCCGCCCTGGGCGCAACCTCCTGGCACCTCAGCATCACCCACAGCCGCGCCACCGCCGCTGCGGTGGTGATATTGGAAGGATAG